A single genomic interval of Hafnia alvei harbors:
- the livH gene encoding high-affinity branched-chain amino acid ABC transporter permease LivH: MSEQFLYFIQQMFNGVTLGSTYALIAIGYTMVYGIIGMINFAHGEVYMIGSYVSFIVIAALMMLGIDASWLLIGAAFIVAIVITSAYGWSIERVAYKPVRSSKRLIALISAIGMSIFLQNYVSLTQGSRDLALPRLVTGQWTLGESNGFAASISTMQIIIWVVTFLAMLALTLFIRYSRMGRACRACAEDLKMASLLGISTDRVISLTFVIGAAMAAVAGVLLGQFYGVINPYIGFMAGMKAFTAAVLGGIGSIPGAMIGGLILGVAEALTSAYLSTEYKDVVSFALLIVVLLVMPTGILGRPEVEKV; this comes from the coding sequence ATGTCAGAACAGTTCCTTTATTTCATTCAGCAGATGTTCAACGGCGTAACGCTGGGGAGCACCTATGCGCTGATCGCCATTGGTTACACCATGGTTTACGGCATTATCGGCATGATCAACTTCGCGCACGGCGAGGTTTATATGATCGGCAGCTATGTCTCCTTTATTGTGATTGCGGCGCTGATGATGCTCGGTATCGATGCCAGCTGGTTATTGATTGGGGCTGCATTCATTGTGGCGATCGTCATCACCAGCGCCTATGGCTGGAGCATTGAGCGCGTGGCTTATAAGCCCGTTCGCTCGTCAAAACGCCTTATTGCGCTGATCTCCGCGATTGGGATGTCCATCTTTTTACAAAACTATGTCAGCCTTACACAGGGTTCACGCGATCTGGCGCTGCCGCGCTTGGTGACCGGCCAATGGACGCTGGGAGAAAGTAACGGCTTTGCCGCCAGTATTTCCACCATGCAAATCATTATCTGGGTGGTGACGTTCCTCGCTATGCTGGCGCTGACGTTATTCATCCGTTATTCCCGCATGGGGCGCGCCTGCCGTGCCTGCGCCGAAGACCTTAAAATGGCGAGCCTGCTGGGTATCAGCACCGATCGCGTTATCTCTCTGACCTTTGTGATTGGCGCCGCTATGGCGGCTGTGGCTGGCGTATTGCTGGGGCAATTTTACGGCGTTATTAACCCATATATTGGGTTTATGGCGGGCATGAAAGCCTTTACCGCAGCGGTATTGGGAGGCATTGGCAGTATTCCTGGCGCGATGATTGGCGGCCTGATCCTCGGCGTGGCAGAAGCGCTAACCTCTGCGTATCTGAGTACGGAATATAAAGACGTAGTGTCTTTTGCCTTGCTGATTGTGGTGCTGCTGGTGATGCCTACCGGCATCTTGGGGCGCCCGGAGGTTGAGAAAGTATGA
- the ugpB gene encoding sn-glycerol-3-phosphate ABC transporter substrate-binding protein UgpB has product MMNKTIKRSICSLAVTFCLSAPALAVTEIPFWHSMEAELGTEVDSLAQRFNQSQNEYKVVPVYKGDYEQSLAAGIAAFRAGKAPAILQVYEVGTATMMQAKQAVKPVYQVFKDAGIPFDESQFVPTVAGYYADNASGQLLSQPFNSSTPVLYYNKDAFKKAGLNPDEPPKTWQALAADAAKLRASGMSCGYASGWQGWVQLENFSAWNGVPFATENNGFGGPSARLEFNKPLQVKHIQLLSDMLKKGDFSYFGRKDEPTAKFYNGDCAMMTGSSGSLANIKQYAKFNYGVAFMPYDADAKGAPQNAIIGGASLWVMNGKKPETYKGVAEFFQFLAKPEIAAEWHQKTGYLPITTAAYELTKQQGFYDKNPGADVATRQMLNKPPLAFTKGVRLGNMPQIRTVVDEELEGVWTGKKTPQQALDEAVLRGNQLLERFEKSAK; this is encoded by the coding sequence ATGATGAATAAGACAATAAAACGCAGCATCTGTAGCTTGGCGGTCACGTTTTGCCTCAGCGCTCCGGCGTTGGCGGTCACTGAAATTCCCTTCTGGCATTCGATGGAGGCGGAGCTCGGTACTGAGGTCGATAGCCTTGCTCAGCGTTTTAACCAATCTCAAAATGAATACAAAGTGGTGCCAGTTTACAAGGGCGACTATGAGCAAAGCCTAGCGGCGGGGATCGCCGCTTTCCGTGCGGGTAAAGCGCCGGCAATCTTACAGGTTTATGAAGTCGGCACGGCCACCATGATGCAGGCTAAACAGGCGGTTAAGCCGGTCTATCAGGTCTTCAAAGATGCGGGTATTCCGTTCGACGAGTCCCAGTTTGTTCCAACCGTAGCCGGTTACTACGCTGATAATGCCAGCGGGCAGCTTCTTTCTCAGCCGTTCAACAGTTCAACGCCGGTTCTCTACTACAACAAAGACGCGTTTAAAAAAGCCGGGTTAAATCCGGATGAGCCGCCAAAAACGTGGCAGGCGCTGGCAGCCGATGCGGCGAAGCTACGCGCGAGCGGCATGAGCTGCGGATATGCGTCTGGCTGGCAGGGCTGGGTACAGTTAGAAAACTTCAGCGCGTGGAATGGTGTTCCTTTTGCCACTGAAAACAACGGATTTGGTGGCCCATCGGCACGCTTGGAATTTAATAAGCCGTTGCAGGTGAAGCATATTCAGTTGCTGTCAGACATGCTCAAAAAAGGCGATTTCAGCTACTTTGGCCGTAAAGATGAGCCAACGGCTAAATTCTATAACGGTGATTGCGCCATGATGACCGGTTCTTCCGGGTCGCTGGCCAACATTAAACAGTATGCCAAATTTAACTACGGCGTGGCCTTTATGCCCTACGACGCCGATGCAAAAGGTGCTCCGCAAAATGCCATTATCGGCGGTGCTAGCCTGTGGGTGATGAACGGCAAGAAGCCTGAGACTTACAAAGGCGTAGCGGAGTTCTTCCAATTCTTAGCCAAGCCAGAGATTGCCGCCGAATGGCATCAAAAAACCGGCTATCTGCCGATCACGACGGCGGCCTATGAGCTGACCAAACAGCAGGGCTTCTACGATAAAAATCCGGGCGCAGATGTTGCCACGCGACAAATGCTGAACAAGCCGCCGTTGGCGTTCACCAAGGGCGTACGTTTAGGCAATATGCCGCAAATTCGTACCGTGGTTGATGAAGAGCTTGAGGGCGTTTGGACCGGTAAGAAAACGCCACAGCAGGCGCTGGATGAAGCGGTATTACGCGGCAACCAGCTGTTAGAGCGCTTTGAAAAATCGGCGAAGTAG
- a CDS encoding stability determinant translates to MQKKLSPIVSEFETQEQADSYEHWFKAKVEASMDNNRARLPHDEVMAGARKIIAEAKAKRKLA, encoded by the coding sequence ATGCAGAAAAAACTCTCCCCTATCGTTTCAGAGTTTGAAACTCAGGAACAAGCAGATAGCTACGAGCATTGGTTTAAAGCGAAAGTAGAAGCATCAATGGATAATAATCGTGCCAGATTACCTCATGATGAAGTCATGGCAGGCGCACGTAAAATCATTGCTGAAGCCAAAGCTAAAAGGAAATTAGCCTAA
- a CDS encoding type II toxin-antitoxin system RelE/ParE family toxin, with protein MLTVKWTDDAIHDLYTLIAFVAEQNPFAAEALMQRIDDAILPAAEHPYLFRSGRVLGT; from the coding sequence ATGCTAACCGTCAAATGGACTGACGATGCCATACACGATTTATATACCCTGATAGCTTTCGTTGCCGAGCAAAATCCTTTTGCTGCCGAAGCTTTAATGCAACGAATTGATGACGCGATATTACCTGCTGCCGAACATCCCTATTTGTTTCGATCTGGTCGGGTATTAGGAACCTGA
- the livF gene encoding high-affinity branched-chain amino acid ABC transporter ATP-binding protein LivF, with protein sequence MLTLDNVSAHYGKIQALHNVSIQIQKGEIVTLIGANGAGKTTLLGTLCGEPRATSGRINFLGQDITDWQTARIMREAIAIVPEGRRVFSRMTVEENLAMGGFFADRHQYQERIARVYDLFPRLHERRIQRAGTMSGGEQQMLAIGRALMSQPKLLLLDEPSLGLAPIIILQIFDTIQQLREEGMTIFLVEQNANQALKLADRGYVLENGHVVLEDSGSALLANSAVRSAYLGG encoded by the coding sequence ATGCTGACTTTAGATAATGTCTCAGCCCATTATGGGAAAATTCAGGCGCTGCACAACGTCAGCATTCAGATCCAGAAAGGTGAAATCGTTACGCTCATCGGCGCAAACGGTGCAGGAAAAACGACGCTGTTGGGTACGTTATGCGGTGAGCCGCGAGCGACCTCGGGGCGTATCAATTTTCTTGGGCAAGACATCACCGACTGGCAGACGGCCCGTATTATGCGCGAGGCAATAGCGATTGTGCCGGAAGGTCGTCGGGTATTCTCGCGTATGACGGTTGAAGAGAACTTGGCGATGGGCGGATTCTTTGCCGACCGACACCAGTATCAAGAGCGCATTGCGCGCGTTTATGATCTATTCCCCCGTTTGCATGAACGCCGGATACAGCGCGCAGGTACCATGTCCGGCGGTGAACAACAGATGCTGGCAATAGGGCGAGCGTTGATGAGTCAGCCTAAGCTGTTGCTGCTCGATGAGCCGTCGCTGGGCCTTGCGCCTATCATCATTCTGCAAATTTTCGATACCATTCAGCAGCTGCGCGAAGAGGGTATGACCATATTTCTGGTCGAACAAAATGCCAATCAGGCGCTCAAACTGGCCGATCGCGGCTATGTGCTGGAAAACGGCCACGTGGTGCTGGAAGACAGCGGTTCAGCACTGTTAGCAAACAGCGCCGTACGTAGTGCGTATTTGGGCGGGTAG
- the livG gene encoding high-affinity branched-chain amino acid ABC transporter ATP-binding protein LivG, with protein sequence MSAKPLLLVNNLCMRFGGLLAVNNVALMLNEGEIVSLIGPNGAGKTTVFNCLTGFYRPSSGSIKLRDRELAGLAGQQIARMGVVRTFQHVRLFKEMTVVENLLVAQHQHLKSGVFAGLLKTPTFRRAEADALERAAVWLDRVGLLEFANRQAGNLAYGQQRRLEIARCMVTRPELLMLDEPAAGLNPKETDELNELIADLRNHHQVSVLLIEHDMKLVMDISDRIYVVNQGTPLAQGSPEEVRNNPDVIRAYLGEA encoded by the coding sequence ATGAGCGCAAAACCTTTGCTGTTAGTGAATAATTTATGCATGCGCTTCGGCGGATTGTTGGCGGTGAATAACGTTGCGCTGATGCTTAATGAGGGTGAAATTGTCTCTCTCATTGGGCCGAACGGGGCAGGGAAAACCACGGTATTTAACTGCTTAACCGGTTTTTATCGCCCGAGCAGCGGATCGATTAAACTGCGCGACCGTGAGCTTGCGGGGCTGGCTGGGCAGCAAATTGCACGAATGGGCGTGGTACGCACGTTCCAGCATGTCCGTCTGTTCAAAGAGATGACGGTGGTAGAAAACCTGCTGGTTGCACAGCATCAGCACCTGAAAAGCGGGGTGTTTGCTGGCCTGCTAAAAACGCCAACGTTTCGCCGCGCTGAAGCCGATGCGTTAGAGCGCGCGGCTGTATGGTTAGATCGCGTGGGATTGCTGGAGTTTGCTAACCGTCAGGCGGGCAATTTAGCCTATGGTCAACAGCGCCGGTTAGAGATAGCCCGCTGTATGGTGACGCGTCCTGAGCTGTTGATGCTGGATGAACCGGCGGCAGGGCTTAACCCAAAAGAGACCGATGAGCTTAACGAGCTGATCGCCGATTTACGCAATCATCATCAGGTCTCTGTGCTGTTGATTGAGCATGATATGAAACTGGTGATGGATATTTCAGACCGAATTTACGTGGTGAATCAGGGAACCCCGCTGGCACAAGGCTCACCCGAAGAGGTGCGCAATAATCCTGATGTGATTCGTGCTTATTTGGGAGAGGCGTAA
- a CDS encoding high-affinity branched-chain amino acid ABC transporter permease LivM has protein sequence MKQLNLVNAIISTITMFILASFIMGVQLGLDGTHLVVNLADSVRWEWIGAGCVVVFFFQLMRPMIQQGFKKVAGPSLVLPSLDGSTPKQKLVLALILIAAVVWPFVVSRGTVDIATLTLIYVMLGLGLNVVVGLSGLLVLGYGGFYAIGAYTYALLNHYYGIGFWESLPIAGIVAAAFGLLLGFPVLRLRGDYLAIVTLGFGEIVRILLLNNTEITGGPNGISQIPKPTFFGLEFNRSVRDGGWGSFHEFFGLKYDPSDRIIFLYLVALLLVVITLFVINRLLRMPLGRAWEALREDEIACRSLGLSPTRIKLTAFTISAAFAGFAGTLFAARQGFVSPESFTFVESAFVLAIVVLGGMGSQFAVILAAVILVVSRELMRDLNEYSMLLLGALMVLMMIWRPQGLLPMKRPQLKFAPRKGGQA, from the coding sequence ATGAAACAGCTCAATCTGGTTAATGCGATTATTTCGACCATCACGATGTTTATCCTCGCGTCGTTTATTATGGGTGTTCAGCTTGGCCTAGATGGCACCCATTTGGTGGTGAATCTGGCGGATTCTGTACGCTGGGAATGGATTGGCGCGGGCTGTGTGGTGGTCTTTTTCTTCCAATTGATGCGCCCGATGATCCAGCAGGGTTTCAAGAAAGTCGCTGGCCCTTCTTTAGTGCTGCCAAGCTTGGATGGTTCTACGCCAAAGCAGAAATTGGTATTAGCGCTGATCCTCATCGCGGCGGTAGTTTGGCCGTTCGTGGTATCACGCGGCACGGTGGATATTGCCACCCTGACGCTTATCTACGTCATGCTGGGGCTGGGTCTGAATGTGGTGGTCGGGCTGTCTGGCTTGTTAGTGTTGGGGTACGGTGGGTTTTATGCCATCGGCGCTTATACCTACGCGCTGCTCAATCACTATTATGGCATTGGATTTTGGGAAAGCCTGCCGATTGCAGGGATTGTGGCCGCGGCTTTTGGCCTGCTGCTAGGATTTCCTGTGCTGCGGCTGCGCGGCGACTATTTGGCGATTGTTACGTTAGGCTTCGGTGAAATTGTACGTATTTTGCTGCTTAACAACACGGAGATTACCGGGGGCCCAAACGGTATCAGCCAGATCCCAAAACCGACCTTCTTCGGGCTGGAATTTAACCGCAGCGTGCGCGACGGTGGCTGGGGATCATTCCATGAATTCTTTGGTCTGAAATATGACCCAAGCGATCGCATTATTTTCTTATATCTCGTGGCGTTGTTGCTGGTGGTGATAACGCTGTTTGTCATCAACCGACTGCTAAGAATGCCGCTTGGGCGAGCATGGGAAGCGCTGCGCGAAGACGAAATTGCCTGTCGCTCATTAGGCCTGAGCCCAACGCGGATTAAGCTAACGGCGTTTACCATCAGCGCGGCGTTTGCCGGTTTTGCGGGAACCTTATTTGCGGCACGGCAGGGGTTTGTCAGCCCTGAATCATTCACCTTCGTCGAATCAGCCTTTGTACTGGCGATTGTGGTATTGGGCGGGATGGGATCGCAGTTTGCGGTGATTCTGGCTGCGGTGATCTTGGTGGTGTCTCGCGAACTGATGCGTGATTTAAATGAATACAGCATGTTGTTGCTCGGTGCGCTGATGGTGTTGATGATGATTTGGCGGCCGCAAGGATTACTGCCAATGAAACGCCCACAGCTGAAATTCGCCCCACGCAAAGGAGGCCAAGCATGA